One Micromonospora sp. FIMYZ51 genomic window carries:
- a CDS encoding SRPBCC family protein gives MPEPMIILTRLAAPVARVRQALTDPAELRIWLAEHVEVDLPKRYEFWGRYTPEGDAPHQRLLRADDNGLSFAWLLDGVQTTTEFTLHADGPDATVLRLSQTHFDFNDVVNGTSIRGVLQTYWYLTTANLEAHLAGKPLLPKVDFTSTDLRGELEIATPADKVWASLTDSEQASAWFGHPVGIEPWVGGRYAMGDFESGYVAQVVDLDPGRRISVDWGPPGVVSWELAESQGRTRLTFVQSGFDEQNPPYAAWGGWLSGLAELRRFHEVPDWQPIWLPAETPAAS, from the coding sequence GTGCCTGAGCCCATGATCATCCTGACCCGCCTCGCCGCGCCGGTCGCGCGGGTGCGCCAGGCCCTGACCGATCCGGCCGAGCTGCGCATCTGGCTGGCCGAACACGTCGAGGTCGACCTGCCGAAACGGTACGAGTTCTGGGGTCGCTACACGCCCGAGGGCGACGCGCCACATCAGCGGCTGCTGCGCGCCGACGACAACGGGCTGAGCTTCGCCTGGCTGCTGGACGGCGTGCAGACCACCACCGAGTTCACCCTGCACGCTGACGGGCCGGACGCCACCGTGTTGCGGCTGTCGCAGACCCACTTCGACTTCAACGACGTGGTGAACGGCACCAGCATCCGGGGTGTCCTCCAGACCTACTGGTACCTGACCACCGCCAACCTGGAAGCGCATCTGGCCGGCAAGCCGCTGCTGCCGAAGGTGGACTTCACCAGCACCGACCTGCGGGGCGAGCTGGAGATCGCCACCCCGGCCGACAAGGTCTGGGCGTCCCTCACCGACTCCGAGCAGGCCAGCGCCTGGTTCGGCCACCCGGTCGGGATCGAGCCCTGGGTCGGCGGCCGGTACGCGATGGGCGACTTCGAGAGCGGCTACGTCGCCCAGGTGGTCGACCTGGACCCCGGTCGCAGGATCTCCGTCGACTGGGGGCCGCCCGGAGTCGTCAGCTGGGAGCTGGCCGAGTCGCAGGGGAGGACCAGGCTGACCTTCGTGCAGAGCGGCTTCGACGAGCAGAACCCGCCGTACGCGGCCTGGGGCGGGTGGCTCTCCGGGCTGGCCGAGCTGCGCCGCTTCCACGAGGTCCCGGACTGGCAGCCGATCTGGCTGCCGGCGGAGACGCCCGCGGCCAGCTGA
- a CDS encoding MFS transporter, with protein sequence MRNHPAIVLVAVLLSTLALPVSLTGAAVALPDIGRELDAGLAAVQWVINGYNATFASFMLAAGALADLFGRRRVFAIGLAIFAGGGLFAVVADDILLFNALRAVAGVGAAAAATSAAAILAGTFHGAARTRAFSAFGTTIGAGLAFGPSISGLLIELFDWRAVFAVPAIAALLVLALVPLLPESRPSGAGRVDWPGTVSFTAALLLLIFGFVQGPEFGWADPRIVGAFVAVPVLLVIFVRVQRRRADPMFDLSLLANPQFVGICLAAATIVAVLVPLLVYLPSYLTTVLGLTPGAAGATLLLLTAPTVVLPLLGGALTRAVPATLVIVVSVAVVAGGAAWATVLGPQVGTATLAGPLLSIGVGVGLSIGLLDALAIGSVAPHRAATGAGMINTSRLASETIAIAVVGAVLASTTAGRLADPGFTDGLRTVLWSMAAVATLAVASTAVLLRRGYRGQS encoded by the coding sequence TTGCGCAACCACCCGGCGATCGTGCTGGTCGCCGTCCTGCTGTCCACTCTTGCCCTGCCGGTGTCGCTGACCGGCGCGGCGGTCGCCCTACCGGACATCGGCCGGGAACTCGACGCCGGGCTGGCCGCCGTGCAGTGGGTGATCAACGGCTACAACGCCACCTTCGCCAGTTTCATGCTCGCGGCCGGCGCGCTTGCCGATCTGTTCGGCCGACGTCGGGTCTTCGCCATCGGCCTGGCCATCTTCGCCGGGGGCGGTCTGTTCGCCGTGGTCGCCGACGACATCCTGCTGTTCAACGCGCTCCGCGCGGTTGCCGGTGTCGGTGCCGCCGCCGCGGCGACCAGCGCCGCTGCGATCCTCGCCGGAACCTTCCACGGCGCGGCGCGCACCCGCGCGTTCAGTGCCTTCGGTACGACGATCGGCGCCGGTCTGGCCTTCGGTCCGTCGATCTCGGGGCTGCTGATCGAGCTGTTCGACTGGCGGGCGGTGTTCGCCGTGCCGGCGATCGCCGCGCTGCTGGTGCTGGCCCTGGTGCCGTTGCTGCCCGAGTCCCGTCCGTCCGGCGCCGGACGGGTCGACTGGCCCGGCACCGTGTCGTTCACGGCCGCCCTGCTGCTGCTCATCTTCGGTTTCGTGCAGGGACCCGAGTTCGGCTGGGCCGACCCGCGGATCGTCGGCGCGTTCGTGGCCGTACCGGTGCTGCTGGTGATCTTCGTCCGGGTGCAGCGTCGCCGCGCCGACCCGATGTTCGACCTGAGCCTGCTGGCGAACCCCCAGTTCGTCGGCATCTGCCTGGCGGCAGCCACAATCGTCGCCGTGCTGGTGCCGTTGCTGGTCTACCTGCCGTCCTACCTCACCACGGTGCTCGGGCTGACGCCCGGCGCGGCCGGTGCCACGCTGCTGCTGCTCACCGCCCCCACCGTGGTGCTGCCGCTGCTCGGCGGCGCGCTGACCCGGGCGGTGCCGGCGACCCTGGTGATCGTCGTGTCGGTGGCGGTGGTGGCCGGCGGCGCCGCCTGGGCCACCGTGCTCGGTCCACAGGTCGGCACCGCCACGCTGGCCGGGCCGCTGCTGAGTATCGGCGTCGGGGTCGGGCTGTCGATCGGTCTGCTCGACGCCCTGGCCATCGGCAGTGTCGCGCCGCACCGGGCGGCCACCGGCGCCGGGATGATCAACACGTCCCGGCTGGCCAGCGAGACGATCGCCATCGCGGTGGTCGGGGCGGTGCTGGCCAGTACGACCGCCGGCCGGCTCGCCGATCCGGGGTTCACCGACGGGCTGCGTACCGTGCTGTGGTCGATGGCGGCAGTCGCCACCCTCGCCGTGGCGTCCACTGCCGTGCTGCTCCGGCGCGGCTATCGTGGCCAGTCGTGA